Below is a window of Mycolicibacterium rhodesiae NBB3 DNA.
TCGTGCTCACACCGGGTGTCGTGCCGCCGGATCTCATCCTGGTGGGGATGATGTTGCTGCGCAAAGGGGGCACGTGCGTGCTCACCGGGATGGGCAAGGTGACCGACATGACGGTGCCGCTGGTCATGGGTGACATGGTCAGCTCATGCAAGACTCTCAAGGGCGTGCTGTACGGGTCGATGAACCCGCGCGAAGCAATGCCCCGCCTGCTGTCGATGTACGAAGCTGGCACGCTGAAGCTCGATGAGCTCGTGACGCAAAAGTACAAACTCGACGACATCAACGAAGCGATGAGAGACCTCCGCGCGGGCAAGAACATCAGGGGTGTCATCGCGTTCGAGGAGTGATACCCCGGGTCCCGACAGCCTCCTGGGTCGCCATCTCACGACCGCCCAGGCGGGGGTTTCACGACGGTAGGATCCGCGTGTCGTATCCGGCGCCTTCGCGATAGATGTTGTTGCCGGAAGCGCGATTTCCCGCCCTGATGGGGTAGTCGCCGGTACTGTTGATTCATGAATTCACGCTCGGACAGCGAGCGCCGCCGACCGACTCCATGTTCAACCATGCGGTGGCTGCTGCGCGCGAGTCCCTCGGATGTCATGTTGGCCACTAGCGCCGCGGTCGCGTCGTTGCCAGTGGTCGGCCGGCATGTGCAGCGGGCCGGTTCGTTCGCCGCGATGGGCGTGTGGGGCGGCCGATACGCCGGCGACTTCGCCGAGGCTACGCGGCGACGTCTCGCGCCGGACACCTCCGGCATCCGTAAGCGCGAACGCGGCATGACAAACGGCGCCGTGGTTGGCGCCCTCAGCGCTTTTGTTCCACAGGCGGATTTCGCTGATACGCCGCACGAACCCGTCCAGTTGCCGCCTCTGTTGAGAGCGTCCACCCATCGCCGCGCGATCTACAAGAGCACGGTGCAGTACGGTCCGCTACCTTCACAAGTACTCGACGTGTGGCGTTCGAAGGATCTTCCAAGCGAACCCGCACCCGTCCTTGTTTTCGTACCCGGCGGCGGATGGATCCACGGCAGCCGGCGTATGCAGGGATATGCGCTGATGTCACACCTCGCCTCGCAGGGGTGGGTGTGTCTGTCCATCGACTATCGGGTGGCACCGAAGAGCCCGTGGCCAGCACATCTCATTGACGT
It encodes the following:
- a CDS encoding alpha/beta hydrolase, with the protein product MNSRSDSERRRPTPCSTMRWLLRASPSDVMLATSAAVASLPVVGRHVQRAGSFAAMGVWGGRYAGDFAEATRRRLAPDTSGIRKRERGMTNGAVVGALSAFVPQADFADTPHEPVQLPPLLRASTHRRAIYKSTVQYGPLPSQVLDVWRSKDLPSEPAPVLVFVPGGGWIHGSRRMQGYALMSHLASQGWVCLSIDYRVAPKSPWPAHLIDVKTAVSWAREHANEFGGDRNFIAIAGASAGGHLAALAGLTANDTPAEFGIPVAANTSVDAVVSLYGRYDWEDRSTPERERFMDFLERVVVAGTAARYPDVFRQASPIGLVHRNAPPFFVVHGTADWIIPVDQAQSFVERLRSVSESAVCYLELPGAGHAFDLVDGTRTGPAVAAVGLFLNQVRRNSLLTKAV